The proteins below come from a single Sphingomicrobium sediminis genomic window:
- a CDS encoding response regulator produces MGQALNILVVEDEPLIGMMLEDFLDQLGHRAVAVCETVPSALAACEAGGFDLAILDVNLGGEAVWPVAERLADAGIAFALATGGHVTPPPAAFANIPTLSKPFTMDSISPVLEQLAPSRAA; encoded by the coding sequence ATGGGGCAAGCACTCAACATTCTTGTCGTCGAGGACGAGCCGCTGATCGGCATGATGCTCGAGGATTTCCTCGATCAGCTCGGCCATCGTGCGGTCGCGGTGTGCGAAACCGTGCCGAGCGCATTGGCCGCTTGCGAGGCGGGCGGGTTCGATCTTGCCATTCTCGACGTCAATCTGGGCGGTGAGGCGGTCTGGCCAGTGGCCGAGCGACTCGCCGATGCCGGCATTGCCTTCGCGCTGGCAACGGGCGGCCATGTGACGCCGCCGCCCGCTGCGTTTGCGAATATTCCGACGCTGTCCAAACCGTTTACGATGGACTCGATTTCCCCTGTTTTGGAACAGCTTGCACCGTCCCGGGCGGCCTAA